A window of the Streptomyces luomodiensis genome harbors these coding sequences:
- a CDS encoding DUF5988 family protein, producing MSDHISCLSDGSPIEVVLEGGPDDLPRAFRTGRSTLTTRKLKIQHRNGYEHFELVNESADITPAIFRWTMRTKIAE from the coding sequence ATGAGCGATCACATCAGTTGTCTGTCCGACGGCAGCCCGATCGAGGTCGTCCTCGAAGGCGGACCGGACGATCTGCCCCGGGCATTCCGTACCGGGCGGTCGACCCTGACCACCAGGAAGCTCAAAATCCAGCACCGCAATGGATACGAGCATTTCGAACTCGTCAACGAATCCGCTGACATCACCCCAGCGATCTTTCGCTGGACCATGCGGACGAAAATCGCCGAGTAG
- a CDS encoding class I SAM-dependent methyltransferase: protein MRIGRPSITARGAAAFRAAHQELEGGRVFHDPLALRILAADADDPALEAAFRPEREDVRLSVAARARYAEDAVAAAVARGVRQAVALGAGLDTFGCRNPYQAEGLRVFEVDHPATQEWKRDRLAAVEIPVPASLTFAPVDFERQGLADGLTAVGFDPARPAFFVWLGVVPYLTHTAVLGTLGLIAALPRGSGVVFDYGEPPDALPPEQRAVHEARAAWAAQAGEPFLSYFTPGELAAELGRLGFSAREDIRYRDLTDRYASGHRTATGPPDLGAHVIHAWIPG from the coding sequence ATGCGGATCGGCCGGCCCAGCATCACCGCACGCGGCGCGGCCGCGTTCCGCGCGGCCCACCAGGAGCTGGAGGGCGGCCGGGTGTTCCACGATCCGCTGGCGCTCCGTATCCTCGCCGCCGACGCGGACGACCCCGCCCTCGAGGCGGCCTTCCGGCCCGAGCGGGAGGATGTGCGGCTGTCCGTGGCCGCCCGTGCGCGGTACGCCGAGGACGCCGTCGCGGCCGCCGTGGCGCGCGGTGTGCGGCAGGCGGTGGCGCTGGGAGCGGGGCTGGACACCTTCGGCTGCCGCAACCCGTACCAGGCGGAGGGCTTACGGGTGTTCGAGGTGGACCATCCCGCGACCCAGGAGTGGAAGCGGGACCGGCTGGCCGCCGTGGAGATCCCCGTACCGGCGTCGCTGACGTTCGCACCGGTCGACTTCGAGCGGCAGGGCCTGGCCGACGGGCTGACGGCGGTGGGCTTCGACCCGGCCCGCCCGGCGTTCTTCGTCTGGCTCGGCGTGGTGCCGTATCTGACGCACACCGCCGTACTGGGCACGCTCGGCCTCATCGCCGCCCTGCCGCGCGGCTCCGGAGTGGTCTTCGACTACGGTGAGCCGCCGGACGCGCTGCCACCGGAGCAACGCGCCGTGCATGAGGCCCGCGCGGCATGGGCCGCCCAGGCCGGCGAGCCCTTTCTCAGCTATTTCACCCCGGGGGAACTCGCCGCCGAACTGGGCCGGCTGGGCTTCTCCGCGCGCGAGGACATCCGCTACCGCGACCTCACGGACCGGTACGCAAGCGGCCACCGCACCGCCACCGGACCCCCCGACCTGGGCGCCCATGTGATCCACGCCTGGATCCCGGGCTGA
- a CDS encoding CapA family protein produces the protein MVRTSAERTVSHHPHPRTALLAVALLGAVTACGSGTPATPKAEEKPSKKAGVTKSGSPHDFTLVATGDLLVHASVIRQAQADAGGDGYDFQRMIKAAAPVVAQADLAICHMETVYGAAQGPFTGYPTFKTPPQLASAVKSLGYDSCSTASNHTLDAGPEGVVRTLKAMDKAGLKHAGSARSAAESSRPTMLQAGGAKVAQLAYAYGTNGIPVPKGKPWLVNLIDPARIIKDARAARRAGADVVVVSMHWGTEWQQAPDKLQLSLAKKLTASQDGDRRDIDLIIGTHAHVPQAYEKVNGTWVVYGMGDQIAGVMPDKRGQMGSAARFTFTPPAAPGKAWRVKKAEYIPHAVDNDPISLVNLPRALEKNPGNPGYTSSLSTIQEAVLSRGAKKDGLTMGR, from the coding sequence ATGGTCCGGACCAGTGCGGAGCGCACCGTGTCCCATCACCCTCACCCTCGGACGGCACTGCTGGCCGTCGCCCTGCTCGGCGCCGTCACCGCGTGCGGCAGCGGGACACCGGCCACCCCCAAGGCCGAGGAGAAACCCTCGAAGAAGGCGGGAGTCACCAAGAGCGGGTCCCCACACGACTTCACCCTGGTGGCCACCGGCGATCTGCTGGTGCACGCCTCGGTCATCCGGCAGGCACAGGCGGACGCGGGCGGCGACGGATATGACTTCCAGCGCATGATCAAGGCGGCCGCGCCCGTTGTCGCCCAGGCCGACCTGGCCATCTGCCATATGGAGACGGTCTACGGGGCCGCCCAGGGCCCGTTCACCGGCTATCCGACCTTCAAGACGCCCCCGCAGCTCGCCTCGGCCGTGAAGAGCCTCGGCTACGACTCCTGTTCCACGGCCTCCAACCACACCCTCGACGCCGGTCCGGAGGGGGTGGTCCGCACCCTCAAAGCCATGGACAAGGCCGGGCTCAAGCACGCCGGATCGGCCCGGTCCGCCGCGGAGAGCAGCCGTCCCACGATGCTGCAGGCCGGCGGCGCCAAGGTCGCCCAGCTCGCCTACGCCTACGGCACCAACGGCATCCCGGTCCCCAAGGGCAAACCGTGGCTGGTCAACCTGATCGATCCGGCGCGGATCATCAAGGACGCGCGGGCCGCCCGGCGCGCCGGCGCCGATGTGGTCGTCGTCAGCATGCACTGGGGCACCGAATGGCAGCAGGCACCGGACAAGCTCCAGCTCTCCCTCGCCAAGAAGCTCACCGCCTCCCAGGACGGGGACCGTCGCGACATCGACCTGATCATCGGCACCCACGCCCATGTGCCGCAGGCGTACGAGAAGGTCAACGGCACCTGGGTGGTCTACGGCATGGGGGACCAGATCGCGGGTGTGATGCCCGACAAACGCGGTCAGATGGGCTCGGCGGCCCGCTTCACCTTCACCCCGCCCGCCGCCCCGGGCAAGGCGTGGAGGGTGAAGAAGGCGGAGTACATCCCGCATGCGGTGGACAACGATCCGATCAGCCTGGTGAACCTTCCCCGGGCCCTGGAGAAGAACCCCGGCAACCCGGGCTACACCAGCAGCCTGAGCACCATCCAGGAGGCGGTGCTCAGCAGGGGTGCCAAGAAGGACGGCCTCACCATGGGCCGCTGA
- a CDS encoding ATP-dependent Clp protease ATP-binding subunit yields the protein MGSGNEGPPQGPEDFGPDPLGDFLARFLGTGPAGQRPDSRHVDFGRLMSENARHLVSAAASYAAEHGSTDLDTEHLLRAALTAEPTRTMVSRAGADPDRIAADIDREAGDGPPRNSVAVTPAVKRALLDAHEIARSRGSSYIGPEHVLIALAANRESTAGQILNAARFEPRPTGPPKTGGLTPSAPAADQRPVAEQPKTPTLDRFGRDLTELARDGRIDPVIGRDEEIEQSIEVLARRGKNNPVLIGEAGVGKTAVVEGLAQRIADADVPDILLGRRVVQLDIASVVAGTRFRGDFEQRVTSIIDEIRGNSDELVIFIDELHTVVGAGGGGGGESGQMDASNLLKPALARGELHVMGATTLREYRQYIEKDAALARRFQPIMVPEPTPTDAVAILHGLRDRYEAHHQVRYTDKALFAAVELSDRYLTDRFLPDKAIDLMDQAGARVRLRSSVRGTDLRALEREVEQLTRDKDQAVASESYERATALRDRIAELNARIAEASGTQYHGGRVAEVTVEDIAEIVSRQTGIPVSSLTQEERARLLGLEEHLHRRVVGQEEAVSAVADAVLRARAGLADPNRPSGSFLFLGPTGVGKTELARALAEALFGSEDRMVRLDMSEYQEKHTVSRLVGAPPGYVGHEEAGQLTEAVRRQPYSLLLMDEVEKAHPDVFNILLQVLDDGRLTDSQGRTIDFKNTVIVMTSNLGSEAITGRGGRLGFGGGDEEADEAARRERVLRPLREHFRPEFLNRIDETVIFRRLADDQLRQIADVLLEETRRRLHAQDVGVEFTPAAVEWLARHGHQPEYGARPLRRTIQREVDNPLSRMLLGGTLPAHSQVRVEVENDKLAFRTRRTEGTQGLGPPPDQGEQGEQKE from the coding sequence ATGGGCAGTGGGAACGAGGGCCCGCCCCAGGGCCCTGAAGACTTCGGGCCGGACCCACTCGGCGATTTCCTCGCACGCTTCCTCGGGACCGGGCCGGCCGGGCAGCGGCCCGATTCACGCCATGTCGACTTCGGCCGGCTGATGAGCGAGAACGCGCGGCACCTGGTCTCCGCCGCCGCGTCCTACGCCGCCGAACACGGCAGCACCGACCTCGACACCGAGCATCTGCTGCGGGCGGCGCTCACCGCCGAACCCACCCGGACCATGGTCTCGCGCGCCGGAGCCGACCCCGACCGGATCGCCGCGGATATCGACCGGGAGGCGGGCGACGGGCCGCCGCGCAACTCGGTCGCCGTCACCCCGGCCGTCAAGCGGGCACTGCTCGACGCCCATGAGATAGCCCGTTCGCGCGGATCGTCCTACATCGGCCCCGAACACGTGCTGATCGCGCTCGCCGCCAACCGCGAGTCCACGGCCGGGCAGATCCTCAACGCCGCCCGCTTCGAGCCCCGGCCCACCGGACCACCCAAAACCGGCGGCCTCACACCGAGCGCCCCCGCGGCCGATCAGCGGCCCGTCGCGGAGCAGCCCAAGACCCCCACCCTCGACCGGTTCGGCCGTGACCTGACCGAACTGGCCCGCGACGGGCGGATCGACCCGGTGATCGGCCGCGACGAGGAGATCGAGCAGAGCATCGAGGTGCTCGCCCGGCGCGGCAAGAACAACCCCGTCCTCATCGGCGAGGCGGGCGTCGGCAAGACCGCCGTCGTCGAAGGGCTCGCCCAGCGGATCGCCGACGCCGATGTGCCGGACATCCTGCTCGGCCGCCGGGTCGTCCAGCTCGACATCGCGAGCGTCGTGGCCGGCACCCGCTTCCGCGGCGACTTCGAGCAACGCGTCACCAGCATCATCGACGAGATCCGCGGCAACTCCGACGAGCTCGTCATCTTCATCGACGAGCTGCACACGGTCGTCGGCGCGGGCGGCGGCGGTGGCGGCGAGAGCGGCCAGATGGACGCGAGCAACCTCCTCAAGCCCGCGCTGGCCCGCGGCGAACTCCATGTGATGGGCGCGACCACGCTCCGGGAGTACCGCCAGTACATCGAGAAGGACGCCGCGCTCGCCCGCCGCTTCCAGCCCATCATGGTCCCCGAGCCCACCCCCACGGACGCCGTCGCCATCCTGCACGGCCTGCGCGACCGCTACGAGGCCCATCACCAGGTCCGCTACACCGACAAGGCGCTGTTCGCGGCCGTCGAGCTCTCCGACCGCTATCTGACCGACCGTTTCCTGCCCGACAAGGCCATCGACCTCATGGACCAGGCAGGGGCCCGGGTACGGCTGCGCTCCAGCGTCCGCGGCACCGATCTGCGCGCCCTGGAGCGGGAGGTCGAGCAGCTCACCCGGGACAAGGACCAGGCCGTCGCGTCCGAGAGCTACGAACGCGCCACCGCCCTGCGGGACCGGATCGCCGAACTGAACGCCCGGATCGCCGAGGCGTCCGGCACCCAGTACCACGGCGGGCGCGTCGCCGAGGTCACCGTCGAGGACATCGCCGAGATCGTCTCCCGGCAGACCGGAATCCCCGTCTCCAGCCTGACCCAGGAGGAGCGCGCACGCCTGCTCGGCCTGGAGGAGCACCTCCACCGGCGGGTCGTCGGGCAGGAGGAGGCCGTGTCCGCCGTGGCCGACGCCGTGCTCCGTGCCCGCGCCGGGCTCGCCGACCCCAACCGCCCCAGCGGCAGCTTCCTCTTCCTCGGCCCCACCGGCGTCGGCAAGACCGAACTCGCCCGCGCACTGGCCGAGGCGCTCTTCGGCAGCGAGGACCGCATGGTCCGCCTCGACATGAGCGAGTACCAGGAGAAGCACACCGTCAGCCGGCTGGTGGGCGCGCCCCCCGGATACGTCGGGCACGAGGAGGCCGGGCAGCTCACCGAGGCGGTGCGCCGCCAGCCCTACTCGCTGCTGCTCATGGACGAGGTGGAGAAGGCGCACCCCGATGTCTTCAACATCCTGCTCCAGGTGCTCGACGACGGCAGGCTCACGGACTCCCAGGGCCGCACCATCGACTTCAAGAACACCGTCATCGTGATGACCAGCAACCTCGGCTCGGAGGCCATCACCGGCCGCGGCGGCCGCCTCGGCTTCGGCGGCGGTGACGAGGAGGCCGACGAGGCGGCGCGCCGGGAGCGGGTGCTGCGCCCGCTGCGGGAACACTTCCGGCCGGAGTTCCTCAACCGCATCGACGAGACCGTCATCTTCCGCCGGCTCGCCGACGACCAGCTGCGGCAGATCGCCGATGTGCTGCTGGAGGAGACCCGGCGCCGGCTGCACGCCCAGGACGTCGGCGTGGAGTTCACCCCGGCCGCCGTCGAATGGCTGGCCCGGCACGGACACCAGCCGGAGTACGGCGCCCGGCCGCTGCGCCGGACGATCCAGCGCGAGGTCGACAACCCACTCTCCCGGATGCTGCTCGGCGGCACGCTGCCCGCGCACAGCCAGGTCCGGGTCGAGGTGGAGAACGACAAGCTGGCCTTCCGCACCCGGCGGACCGAGGGGACACAAGGGCTCGGCCCGCCGCCGGACCAGGGGGAGCAGGGGGAGCAGAAGGAGTAA
- a CDS encoding SAM-dependent methyltransferase — translation MTSSSAVPPGGTVSDYYSSLGPLLQMAWDDNFHFGYWDGPSDTSSVEEATDRFTDLLIERLRVGPGARVLDVGCGIGKPAMRVASTTGANVLGITISELQVKQATESARVAGLSGRVAFQYADAMAMPFEDASFDAVLAFESINHMDRPTALREMARVLASGGRLVLTDVTAPEDGSYQPDGDPGVVTSLTRLDDWPGLIGDAGLVLDELADVTENTKDTANRMIDGILRCRREFEARHGVSVQEVLDAAKSALPTVPSAGCAIVVAHKP, via the coding sequence ATGACCTCTTCATCGGCCGTGCCGCCGGGCGGCACCGTGTCGGACTACTACAGCTCGCTGGGACCGCTTCTCCAGATGGCGTGGGACGACAACTTCCACTTCGGCTACTGGGACGGCCCGTCAGATACCAGTTCGGTCGAAGAGGCCACCGACCGCTTCACGGATCTGCTCATCGAACGGCTGCGGGTGGGTCCGGGAGCCCGGGTGCTGGATGTCGGGTGCGGAATCGGGAAACCGGCGATGCGGGTGGCGTCCACCACCGGCGCCAATGTCCTGGGCATCACGATCAGCGAGCTCCAGGTCAAACAGGCGACCGAATCCGCCCGGGTGGCCGGACTGTCCGGCCGGGTGGCATTCCAATACGCCGACGCCATGGCCATGCCTTTCGAAGACGCGTCTTTCGACGCCGTACTCGCATTCGAATCGATCAATCACATGGACCGTCCGACGGCGCTGCGCGAGATGGCCCGGGTGCTGGCGTCCGGAGGCCGGCTGGTGCTCACCGATGTCACCGCGCCGGAGGACGGCAGCTACCAGCCGGACGGCGATCCCGGCGTGGTCACCTCGCTGACCCGGCTGGACGACTGGCCCGGTCTGATCGGCGACGCGGGGCTGGTGCTCGACGAACTGGCCGATGTCACCGAGAACACGAAGGACACCGCGAACCGGATGATCGACGGGATCCTCCGCTGTCGCCGGGAGTTCGAGGCGCGACACGGCGTCAGCGTGCAGGAGGTGCTGGACGCCGCCAAGTCGGCACTGCCCACCGTTCCCAGTGCCGGCTGTGCGATCGTGGTCGCCCACAAGCCCTGA
- a CDS encoding Xaa-Pro dipeptidyl-peptidase — translation MVTSRWRGAVVAALAIAASLAAPPAGPASARTPAESAGPAGVRVVDGRTQPVFSYSDAVREHLMVQAPVDSDGDGRRDRIAVDIIRPRETRQGLKVPVIMSASPYNDTVGRGFESERKLYDAQGAPVGFPLFYDNYFVPRGYAVVDVDMTGTGRSDGCPTVGGASDVAAAKAAIDWLGGRATAYAADGSEVKASWSTGKVGMIGHSYEGTLANAVAGTGVEGLETIVPISGISSWYEFARSGGAKHWNGFASWLTTALDSDPPRKCQAVRDRLQAGEDDATGNYNAHWHERDYIARPAPEVNKVRASVFAVHDTNDYNVRIDQFANWWAPLAERDVPRKLWLGRYGHTDPFDWPGRRALWVDTVHRWFDHWLYGLRNGIMDEPRVDLQTGPATWTTRADWPARTSPVSLRPGPDGSLALGPTGGTGTFTDTKLSEADLTADPSASRPGRLVFRTPPLRTGVRLSGTPTVDLRVTLDRPTSNLTALLVDYGEDERIDWNRNEPANGIHDGLRGLDEESCHGESTAQDDACYRKTANVTARKPSEVIARGWLDAQNRHSITTPEPLTPGRSYRITWKTTPDDYEIKPGHRLGLVLGGTDADFLYYEDPTGAKVTVDLGGSRVTVPVTAADGLRASR, via the coding sequence ATGGTCACCTCACGATGGCGCGGGGCCGTGGTCGCCGCGCTCGCGATCGCGGCATCCCTCGCCGCACCGCCCGCCGGACCCGCGTCGGCCCGGACCCCGGCCGAGTCCGCCGGCCCGGCCGGGGTCCGGGTGGTGGACGGACGTACCCAGCCGGTCTTCTCGTACTCGGACGCCGTGCGTGAGCACCTCATGGTCCAGGCGCCGGTCGACAGTGACGGCGATGGGCGCCGGGACCGGATCGCGGTGGACATCATCCGGCCGAGGGAGACGCGGCAGGGGCTCAAGGTGCCGGTCATCATGTCGGCCAGCCCCTACAACGACACCGTGGGCCGCGGATTCGAGTCGGAGCGCAAGCTCTACGACGCCCAGGGCGCCCCGGTCGGGTTCCCCCTCTTCTACGACAACTACTTCGTGCCGCGCGGCTACGCCGTGGTCGATGTCGACATGACCGGCACCGGCAGATCCGACGGCTGTCCGACGGTCGGCGGCGCCTCCGATGTGGCGGCCGCCAAGGCGGCGATCGACTGGCTGGGCGGCCGCGCCACGGCGTACGCGGCCGACGGCAGCGAGGTGAAAGCCTCCTGGTCCACCGGCAAGGTGGGCATGATCGGCCACTCCTACGAGGGCACACTGGCCAACGCCGTGGCCGGCACCGGGGTGGAGGGGCTGGAGACCATCGTCCCGATCTCCGGGATCAGCTCGTGGTACGAGTTCGCCCGCTCGGGCGGCGCCAAGCACTGGAACGGCTTCGCCTCGTGGCTGACCACTGCGCTGGACTCCGACCCGCCGAGGAAGTGCCAGGCGGTGCGCGACCGGCTGCAGGCCGGTGAGGACGACGCCACCGGCAATTACAATGCCCACTGGCACGAGCGCGATTACATCGCGCGGCCCGCGCCCGAGGTGAACAAGGTGCGCGCGAGCGTCTTCGCGGTGCATGACACCAATGACTACAACGTCAGGATCGACCAGTTCGCGAACTGGTGGGCCCCGCTGGCCGAGCGCGATGTGCCGCGCAAGCTGTGGCTGGGCCGCTATGGGCACACCGATCCGTTCGACTGGCCCGGCCGGCGCGCGCTGTGGGTCGACACCGTGCACCGGTGGTTCGACCACTGGCTGTACGGCCTACGGAACGGAATCATGGACGAGCCGCGGGTCGATCTCCAGACCGGCCCGGCCACCTGGACGACCCGGGCCGACTGGCCCGCGCGCACCTCCCCGGTCTCTCTGCGCCCCGGCCCCGACGGCTCACTGGCGCTGGGCCCCACGGGCGGCACCGGCACCTTCACCGACACCAAGCTGAGCGAGGCGGACCTCACCGCCGACCCGTCGGCGAGCCGTCCGGGCCGGCTGGTGTTCCGCACCCCGCCGCTGCGCACCGGAGTGCGGCTCTCCGGCACGCCCACCGTGGATCTGCGGGTCACGCTCGACAGACCGACGTCCAACCTCACCGCGCTGCTCGTGGACTACGGCGAGGACGAACGCATCGACTGGAACCGCAACGAGCCCGCGAACGGAATCCACGACGGTCTGCGGGGGCTGGACGAGGAGTCCTGCCACGGGGAGAGCACCGCCCAGGACGACGCCTGCTACCGCAAGACCGCCAATGTGACGGCGCGCAAACCCTCCGAGGTGATCGCCCGGGGCTGGCTGGACGCCCAGAACCGCCACTCGATCACCACCCCCGAGCCGCTGACCCCCGGCCGGTCCTACCGGATCACCTGGAAGACAACGCCGGACGACTACGAGATCAAGCCGGGCCATCGGCTGGGGCTGGTCCTCGGCGGCACCGACGCCGACTTCCTCTACTACGAGGACCCGACCGGGGCGAAGGTGACGGTGGACCTGGGCGGCAGCCGCGTCACCGTACCGGTGACCGCCGCTGACGGGCTCCGCGCCTCCCGGTAG
- a CDS encoding AfsR/SARP family transcriptional regulator — MGPLRVVEGDRKLTIRARKIEVLLTVLLVRADQVVPIDQLITEIWGEDPPRRAIAGLHVYVSQIRKFLRRPGQSESPVLTRPPGYVLRLGPDHLDFHCFERLVCEGRDQLRERRYQQATATFEGALDLWRDPLLDDVCHGPILEGFQTWLKEARLECIEMLTDSRLMLGRHRELVSDLYQLTTEHPLREALHRQLMLALYRCGRRADALHVYQAARKTLNEELGLEPCRALQDMQRAILTSDDRLELHVPA; from the coding sequence ATGGGTCCCCTTCGTGTGGTGGAAGGGGACAGGAAATTAACCATCAGGGCGCGCAAGATCGAGGTCCTGCTGACGGTCCTCCTCGTCCGCGCCGATCAGGTGGTCCCGATCGACCAGCTCATCACCGAGATCTGGGGGGAGGACCCACCGCGCCGGGCGATCGCCGGGCTGCATGTGTATGTCTCCCAGATCCGTAAGTTCCTGCGCCGGCCCGGCCAGAGCGAAAGCCCCGTTCTCACCCGCCCGCCGGGATACGTTCTGCGGCTGGGGCCCGATCATCTCGACTTCCACTGCTTCGAACGACTGGTGTGCGAGGGCCGGGACCAGCTGAGGGAGCGGCGTTATCAGCAGGCCACGGCCACTTTCGAAGGCGCGCTCGATCTCTGGCGCGATCCGTTGCTGGACGACGTATGCCACGGGCCGATTCTCGAGGGCTTTCAGACCTGGCTGAAGGAAGCCCGCCTGGAATGCATCGAGATGCTGACGGATTCCCGGCTCATGCTCGGCCGCCACCGCGAGCTGGTGAGCGATCTGTACCAGCTGACCACCGAACACCCGCTGCGGGAGGCACTGCACCGTCAGTTGATGCTGGCGCTCTACCGCTGTGGCCGCCGGGCGGACGCCTTGCATGTGTATCAGGCGGCGCGCAAGACGCTCAACGAGGAACTCGGGCTCGAGCCGTGCCGGGCCCTACAGGACATGCAGCGGGCCATCCTCACCTCGGACGACCGACTGGAACTGCATGTGCCCGCATGA
- a CDS encoding PP2C family protein-serine/threonine phosphatase: MVVIPLLAIVAIMLGDVLTPASVRLSPLLIAAPAMTASFAGPLLTACVGGLAVVAQISANASMGLLGRPGRLTEVITLVLASALIVLFRAVLDRHRRELNRVRAVADVAQRVLLRPLPGRIGPLLIASVYLAAEPEAEIGGDLYAAARTSNTTRLIIGDVRGSGLTAVADASLVLGAFRALAHWPVPLTDLVAYLDTTLSAERTEPLGKAPGAGESFVTAAVLEIPDDQPVVRLVNCGHPPPILLRDSQVKELAGPAPALPLGLGHLASDGYRAADFPFGEGDQLLLYTDGVVEARDAEGTFYPLAERLPGWDVDGPQHLVDRLHRDLLSHIGGHQGDDAALVVLERHPAER, encoded by the coding sequence TTGGTCGTGATTCCCCTGCTGGCCATCGTGGCGATCATGCTCGGCGATGTGCTGACCCCGGCCAGCGTGCGGCTCAGCCCGCTGCTGATCGCGGCCCCCGCCATGACCGCGTCGTTCGCCGGGCCCCTGCTCACCGCGTGCGTCGGTGGGCTGGCCGTGGTCGCACAGATCAGCGCCAACGCCTCGATGGGCCTCCTCGGCCGGCCCGGCCGGCTGACCGAGGTCATCACCCTGGTCCTGGCCTCCGCGCTGATCGTGTTGTTCCGCGCGGTCCTGGACCGGCACAGACGCGAATTGAACCGGGTGCGGGCGGTGGCCGACGTGGCGCAGCGGGTGCTGCTGCGCCCGCTGCCCGGCAGGATCGGCCCGCTGCTGATCGCGTCGGTCTACCTGGCGGCCGAGCCGGAGGCGGAGATCGGCGGCGATCTGTACGCGGCGGCGCGCACCTCGAACACCACCCGCCTGATCATCGGCGATGTCCGGGGCAGCGGGCTGACCGCCGTCGCGGACGCCTCCCTGGTGCTCGGTGCCTTCCGCGCGCTCGCCCACTGGCCGGTACCGCTGACCGATCTGGTGGCCTACCTGGACACCACCCTGTCCGCCGAGCGGACCGAGCCCCTGGGCAAGGCGCCCGGGGCGGGGGAGTCGTTCGTCACCGCCGCGGTGCTGGAGATCCCCGACGACCAGCCGGTGGTCCGCCTCGTCAACTGCGGGCATCCACCGCCGATCCTGCTGCGCGACTCCCAGGTCAAGGAGCTGGCGGGCCCGGCGCCCGCCCTGCCGCTGGGCCTCGGCCACCTGGCGTCCGACGGCTACCGCGCCGCGGACTTCCCCTTCGGCGAGGGCGACCAGCTGCTGCTCTACACGGACGGCGTCGTCGAGGCGCGGGACGCCGAGGGCACCTTCTACCCGCTCGCCGAGCGGCTCCCCGGATGGGACGTCGACGGCCCCCAGCACCTCGTCGACCGTCTGCACCGCGATCTGCTCAGCCATATCGGCGGCCACCAGGGCGATGACGCCGCTCTGGTCGTCCTCGAACGCCACCCGGCCGAGCGCTGA